A window of Phragmites australis chromosome 15, lpPhrAust1.1, whole genome shotgun sequence genomic DNA:
GAGGTCCCCTcgctccgccgccgctgacCTCATCCGCGCCCTCAACCTCCACCCAGCCGACGACGCCTCCCCTCCCCGCCACCCGGCCGACGGCTCCCCCGAGCCCGCGGGTACCCTCGTCGAGAGGCCCATCCGCCTCGCGTCCCTCGCGGACGGCGGCGTGGGCGGGGCCTCGTCGGCGAAGGACCTCGGGCACCACGCCGGTTACTACCGCCTCCCCAAGACCCACGACGCCAGGTGAGCTTCTTCGTCTCCAtctcctccccttcctcctaTGGCGTGCTACTTTCAAGCGTCCTTGCCTCGTTGACGTCAACCGTGCTGCTTGCTTGCGCGGTCGTGCTGTGCAGGTTGTTCTACTTCTTCTTCGAGTCTAGGGGGCACAAGGACGACCCAGTGGTGATCtggctgacaggtgggcctgGATGCAGCAGCGAGCTCGCGCTCTTCTACGAGAACGGCCCCTTTCACATTGCGGGCAACTTGTCGCTCGTCTGGAATGATTTCGGTTGGGACAAGGTATATTGTACTTCTTCTGCGCTTACCGATCTAGCGTTgaagtttctatttttttttttttgtcagggTCTGTTACTTTAGATGTGTTGCAGTATTATTGATTGGCAGCTCCGTGTAATCTTCTTCTGTTTGTGTGTTGGCTGTCTTTTGCAGGCATCGAATCTTATATATGTTGACCAGCCCACCGGAACCGGGTTTAGCTACAGCTCGGACTCAAGGGATACCCGCCACAACGAAGCAAGCATTAGCAATGATCTATATGATTTCCTGCAGGTAATGATTATCTTTGTTGGGACATGATGCATTCAGTTGTGAAGTTGAAATTTCGTGGTATTTGGTCTCGGTCAAGGTGAAAGTTCATTTCGCACGGAATAGCCATATTGGCTTAGTTATATAATGCAAAATGCAAACTTCTAGTAGGACATCAACGATATGTTGTATTTTATTGTTGCCATGATGTTGTTCTAGAGTGACAATCGTGAACTTTAGCAAGAATCTAGAAGCAAATGTGgccttttgtatttttttccatGAATTCGGTTACTTGTATCTAACTGTTATATTATTAGGCTTTTTTCGCTGAGCACCCAAAGTATGCCAAAAATGATTTCTACATAACTGGGGAATCATATGCTGGGCACTACATTCCTGCCTTTGCAAGTCGAGTGCACCAGGGAAACAGGAACAATGAGGGCATTCACATTAATTTGAAGGTTTTGGTTTTCTCTTTCTAGAAGCATCTACTTCGTCCTTCGTTACAATACATGGTGTAATCCTCACTTTATATGATTTTCAGGGTTTTGCAATTGGCAATGGACTAACAGATCCAGCAATACAATACAAGGCCTACTCTGATTACGCCTTGGATATGGGGTTAATTACAAAATCGCAATTTAACAGGATTAATAAAATAGTTCCAACTTGTGAATTTGCTGTCAAGCTTTGTGGTAAGTCTTGC
This region includes:
- the LOC133893571 gene encoding serine carboxypeptidase-like, whose translation is MGPTGQRSPLPILLLLAVAAAAAAAASPEDGSLLRLPSSSLRHLAPRSPRSAAADLIRALNLHPADDASPPRHPADGSPEPAGTLVERPIRLASLADGGVGGASSAKDLGHHAGYYRLPKTHDARLFYFFFESRGHKDDPVVIWLTGGPGCSSELALFYENGPFHIAGNLSLVWNDFGWDKASNLIYVDQPTGTGFSYSSDSRDTRHNEASISNDLYDFLQAFFAEHPKYAKNDFYITGESYAGHYIPAFASRVHQGNRNNEGIHINLKGFAIGNGLTDPAIQYKAYSDYALDMGLITKSQFNRINKIVPTCEFAVKLCGTSGTVSCLAAYFVCNTIFSSIRTIIGSKNYYDIRKPCVGSLCYDFSNLEKFLNLKSVRESLGVGDIEFVSCSPTVYEAMLLDWMRNLEVGIPELLENDIKVLIYAGEYDLICNWLGNSRWVNSMEWSGKEAFVSSSEKPFTVDGKEAGVLKSHGPLSFLKVHDAGHMVPMDQPKAALEMLKRWTSGNLSNPSSTFQKLDFTM